One genomic window of Comamonas serinivorans includes the following:
- the ftsW gene encoding putative lipid II flippase FtsW, with protein MNRRTSGKARQAAEQTGLGLWLHRASSFFGEPGSAAGAGSLPVRVGGMDFAQTSAKPTRMTSVDQALIWAVVGVLAWGLVMVFSASIAMQDNPRFGGHYSATYFLNRHLMWLVLAFIGGLVTFQIPMSLWERMAPWLFVGTLGMLIVVLIPGLGTVVNGARRWISLGPISFQPSEVAKLAMLMYAADYMVRRMAVKEDFWRAVVPMVVATGVVGGLLLAQPDMGAFLVIAVIAMGILFLGGVNVRMFIIIGTLLVSLFALIIALSPWRRERIFAYLDPWSAEHALGKGYQLSHSLIAIGRGEVFGVGLGGSIEKLHWLPEAHTDFLLAVIGEELGFVGVVLLVLTFFWLTRRIMYIGRQSVALDRVFSGLVAQGIGLWLGFQAFINIGVNLGALPTKGLTLPFMSYGGSAIMMNIVAMAVVLRIDAENRVLMRGGRP; from the coding sequence ATGAACCGACGCACCTCCGGCAAGGCGCGCCAGGCGGCAGAACAAACGGGCCTGGGCCTGTGGCTGCACCGCGCGTCGAGTTTTTTCGGTGAGCCGGGCTCGGCGGCCGGGGCGGGCTCGCTGCCGGTGCGCGTGGGGGGCATGGACTTTGCGCAGACTTCGGCCAAGCCCACGCGCATGACCAGCGTGGATCAGGCGCTGATCTGGGCCGTGGTGGGCGTGCTGGCCTGGGGGCTGGTGATGGTGTTCTCGGCCTCGATCGCGATGCAGGACAACCCGCGCTTCGGCGGGCATTACTCGGCCACCTATTTCCTCAACCGTCACCTGATGTGGCTGGTCCTGGCCTTCATCGGCGGCTTGGTCACCTTTCAAATCCCCATGAGCCTGTGGGAGCGCATGGCGCCCTGGTTGTTCGTGGGCACACTCGGCATGCTCATCGTGGTGCTGATTCCCGGTCTGGGCACGGTGGTCAATGGCGCGCGGCGTTGGATCTCGCTGGGGCCGATCAGCTTCCAGCCGTCCGAAGTGGCCAAGCTCGCGATGCTCATGTATGCCGCCGACTACATGGTGCGGCGCATGGCCGTGAAGGAGGACTTCTGGCGCGCGGTGGTACCCATGGTGGTGGCCACCGGCGTGGTGGGCGGGCTGCTGCTGGCCCAGCCCGACATGGGGGCGTTCCTGGTGATCGCCGTCATCGCCATGGGCATCCTGTTCCTGGGTGGCGTGAACGTGCGCATGTTCATCATCATCGGCACGCTGCTGGTGTCGCTGTTCGCGCTCATCATCGCCCTGTCGCCCTGGCGGCGCGAACGCATCTTTGCCTACCTCGACCCCTGGAGTGCCGAGCATGCGCTGGGCAAGGGCTACCAGCTGTCGCACTCCCTGATCGCCATCGGCCGGGGCGAAGTGTTTGGCGTGGGCCTGGGTGGCAGCATCGAGAAGCTGCATTGGCTGCCCGAAGCGCACACCGACTTCCTGCTGGCCGTGATCGGCGAGGAGCTGGGGTTTGTGGGCGTGGTGTTGCTGGTGCTGACCTTTTTCTGGCTCACGCGCCGCATCATGTACATCGGTCGCCAATCGGTGGCGCTCGATCGCGTGTTCTCCGGCTTGGTCGCACAAGGCATTGGCCTGTGGCTGGGCTTTCAGGCCTTCATCAACATCGGCGTGAACCTCGGGGCCCTGCCGACCAAGGGCCTGACCCTGCCGTTCATGAGTTATGGCGGCTCGGCCATCATGATGAACATCGTGGCCATGGCGGTGGTGCTGCGCATCGATGCCGAAAACCGCGTGCTGATGCGAGGAGGGCGGCCATGA
- the murD gene encoding UDP-N-acetylmuramoyl-L-alanine--D-glutamate ligase: MQLQDTSVLILGLGQSGLAMARWCARHGARVTVADTREAPPQLAELQREWPDARFVAGELGASLVDGQAHRAVFVSPGLAPAQTQAVLDAARAIGLWVTGELGLFAAALADLQRSQAYAPRVLGVTGTNGKTTVTSLTAQLVASHGTSVVAAGNIGPTLMDTLQASLDAGSLPEVWVLELSSFQLELASGFEPTAATVLNVTQDHLDWHGSMAAYAQAKSHIFGQQGLMVLNRDDDEVMQMYVAANSNLQTAADAYSGKKKATKEAPERARVSFGAGAPQRPGDYGLESTAGMTWLVRAQEADETQRRRKGDDEELHIQRLMPADALRIRGRHNAVNALAALALAHAAGVPIAPMLYALREYRGEPHRVESVAIVNDVEYFDDSKGTNVGATVAALNGLGVDRGIVVILGGDGKGQDFAPLVSPVAQYAKAVLLIGRDAPVIEAALQPAQVPLIHARDLPDAVQRAARLAKVGDAVLLSPACASWDMFDGYAHRAQVFCDAVQALAEGALDEEVP; this comes from the coding sequence ATGCAACTTCAAGACACCTCGGTTCTCATCCTGGGCTTGGGCCAGTCGGGTCTGGCCATGGCGCGCTGGTGCGCGCGTCATGGCGCCCGGGTCACGGTGGCCGACACGCGCGAGGCGCCGCCGCAATTGGCCGAGCTGCAACGCGAGTGGCCCGATGCGCGGTTTGTGGCCGGCGAGCTGGGCGCCAGCCTGGTGGACGGGCAGGCCCATCGTGCCGTGTTCGTCAGCCCGGGCCTGGCGCCGGCGCAGACCCAGGCCGTGCTCGATGCCGCACGCGCCATCGGGCTGTGGGTGACCGGCGAGCTGGGGCTGTTTGCCGCCGCACTGGCCGATTTGCAACGCAGCCAGGCCTATGCGCCGCGCGTGCTGGGCGTGACGGGGACCAACGGCAAGACCACGGTGACCTCGTTGACGGCACAGCTGGTGGCCAGCCACGGCACCTCGGTGGTGGCCGCCGGCAACATCGGCCCGACGCTGATGGACACTTTGCAGGCGAGCCTGGATGCCGGCTCCCTGCCCGAGGTCTGGGTGCTGGAGCTGTCGAGCTTTCAGCTGGAGCTGGCGTCGGGGTTCGAGCCCACAGCCGCCACCGTCCTCAACGTGACGCAGGATCACCTCGATTGGCACGGCAGCATGGCGGCGTATGCCCAGGCCAAGTCGCACATCTTCGGTCAGCAGGGGCTGATGGTGCTGAATCGCGATGACGACGAAGTCATGCAGATGTATGTGGCTGCAAATAGCAACTTGCAAACGGCAGCTGATGCATACTCCGGCAAAAAGAAGGCGACCAAAGAGGCGCCTGAGCGCGCCAGGGTGTCGTTCGGTGCAGGCGCACCGCAGCGGCCCGGGGATTACGGCCTGGAGAGCACGGCCGGCATGACCTGGCTGGTGCGCGCCCAGGAGGCTGACGAAACGCAGCGTCGCCGCAAGGGCGATGACGAGGAGTTGCACATCCAGCGCCTGATGCCGGCCGATGCCCTGCGCATCCGCGGCCGCCACAACGCCGTGAACGCACTGGCGGCCCTGGCGCTGGCGCATGCGGCGGGTGTGCCGATCGCCCCCATGTTGTATGCCTTGCGCGAGTACCGTGGCGAGCCGCATCGTGTCGAGTCCGTCGCCATCGTGAACGACGTGGAGTACTTCGACGACAGCAAGGGCACGAACGTGGGCGCCACGGTGGCGGCTCTGAATGGCCTGGGCGTGGACCGCGGCATCGTGGTCATCCTGGGCGGAGACGGCAAGGGCCAGGATTTTGCGCCCCTGGTGTCGCCCGTGGCCCAGTACGCCAAGGCCGTGCTGCTGATCGGCCGCGATGCGCCTGTGATCGAGGCGGCGCTGCAGCCGGCCCAGGTGCCGCTGATTCACGCCCGCGATTTGCCCGATGCCGTGCAGCGCGCGGCACGGCTGGCCAAGGTGGGCGACGCCGTGCTGCTGTCGCCGGCCTGCGCCAGCTGGGACATGTTTGACGGCTATGCCCACCGCGCGCAGGTGTTTTGCGATGCCGTGCAGGCGCTGGCCGAAGGCGCCTTGGACGAGGAGGTGCCATGA